A stretch of the Hippoglossus hippoglossus isolate fHipHip1 chromosome 1, fHipHip1.pri, whole genome shotgun sequence genome encodes the following:
- the pcm1 gene encoding pericentriolar material 1 protein isoform X6, with product MATGGAPFDDSSEELHNWTVTNGSLEDRLNNMDWGVQQKKANRSSEKNKKKLSATVVESRLTNDISPESTPGAGRRRARTPHSFPHIKYTTQMSVPDQAELDKLRQRINFTDLDERSIGSDSQGRVTAANNQRQLAGENKKPYNFLPLHVNTNKSKELLPPSSSAPATPAISKETKKQSPGLRDTLTPVIPTKETPRLSLGGAERGPLVHIAYGRGEPQVDSSQVVSKLIQIREYISKASSMRDDLVEKNDVPANVERLSHLIDHLKEQEKSYLRFLQKMLARENEEDDVGTLDSAVGSGSLVESTSLNIEVRSSDASNAMGGRSEVVRADQKEELENLRKQHELLKKMLEQQEQLRALQGRQEALMAMQHSAEQALAVIEDTVVTETTGSVSGLSITSELNDELNDLIQRFHNQLHDSQTKAVPDNRRQAQSLSLSRELCWSRAPQAVGPPQHRPLLHSASGPHTGLDTGATAATAKLTKLQELHDKKQTMDKILQELHSLRDQTLNNNSSRGLSAQFSLSIGGSSDGAAALCTNGASASTSFHPSLAQHQDSANSTDKLRKLKEVHKRLNELRELVQYYEQTSDMMVDAVNENVKEDDDEEDEEDETDDGSLFEGMFDSEQENRQPVTNIRNPQRRGNWTDLNSLSNGRSVRSSGTNNRDGRLNTECEINNRSAANLRSFKLPSAIECQYNRDTPYNQVNHEVEDEESLDQDTGAQAVAPDSEASGSSRRSSLGNNGGFSQKVHRQTAKQKLRQLQELVAMVQSDDTDATTANEDEVLHQQPNNTRATAARPLGSGSKQNSRDLTLSSKAREKLYEEKLLQQKHELKQLHEERQRLTEIQGKIHDLQWACPDLQSSVSSTVSQQGLLKKVPVAVSTPATIQTSSSSGLKTNSGVLKPTAPEAATSSVTDNEQLWSEMRRHQILREELRQRRKHLESLMAEHQRRSGVGDSPRRTDDQDSLATPSQTVSRDERTMATWGSSPCHLDGDDDDDDDDDDDDDDDEYHTEIGAEEEDEQEACADSTSDDDIHIYLSSRNQCSYSNRNNQGSNLKPPPAFSGECGGNLHNKTKVKQQQQQQQPQPSRSLNQSANQHGGARRQENLRWASELSFAEGSCPWQDQISQLQRQLDFSTGMCQTLLQDQQTLSYMLQTLLTSQYSALPNNLPSPQVHLVMHQLNQCYTQLAWQQNNIQRLKQVLNDLLRQQQQQQQQQQQQQQQQQQQQQQQQQPSSSTAGWQTQKQSSSQESSSAPSASPGVFPFSSALHPNTNNMSTAALSLFPPSFNLYPLFPAPMAEFPQDAAGHAASDHQKQQLDPNTSIKTEYMSFPPPLQRSPLNKTPERGASGWLNTSYANNTVQPHPSKNRPQESPPSSPTFGNLLSRPQDFDQASLESFSSMPDPFDPTTITKTFKAGRKASAQANLASRSKTPNSKSRRRWNKGHKKNSDDRDSDSVSSTVDFIQERAAPTRQKNQNQSLLDKLTQEKLNSKTKPGNKRNDLSSDASSDFSLFEALRETIYSEVATLISQNESRPHFLIELFHELQLLNTDYLRQRALYSLQDIVTRHLAEKSAAEDRLPPLGPVVWAAGSHSELTPSESLATSDAEVVEKNVNTQNRMKKRDDGESVDNDSTMSTSSNLEPFASDDLGNTVIHLDKALARIREYERMKLKAEFNPGAAGAGGSEVSHAEHPSANPARPVEAGAAAGDMRCPQIDTQQLDRQIKAIMTEVIPFLKENMDEVCSLQLLTSVRRMVLALTQQNDESKEFVRFFHRQLGGILQDSLSKFVGRTLKDCGEDLLVEISEILFNELAFFRLMQDLDNGSVVASATKQKNKKRTEQPSKEKHRLKENTAAGGDKSVSPVYSDEDKDQDEAEQEIDSTQFYLQTGMKNNRSSEASEAEDEDEGAGQGIPLSISLSKAETQALTNYGSGEDENEEEEMEEFEAGPVDVQTSLQASADGQVEQEGTTAGETRETKPGQWTSENDDEVNETVENMNCTVDECSTAECQSPEEEEEEEEEEAAAASEENTTVCDGQDVPKKSSTTSSPDSDSPVMVNVDEMGSGNTSQKSDEEDFVKLDDLPMQLSVMCEEELQKRIVEEQQNNNLSVEILSRNTESLTVLVGNAQALKKPDTVDAESV from the exons ATGGCAACCGGAGGCGCCCCTTTCGATGACAGTTCAGAAGAGCTACACAACTGGACGGTAACCAATGGCAGTCTGGAAGACAGACTCAACAACATG gaCTGGGGTGTGCAGCAGAAGAAAGCCAACCGCTCCTcagagaagaacaagaagaagctGTCGGCTACAGTGGTGGAGAGCCGGCTGACTAATGATATTTCACCCGAGTCCACCCCCGGGGCCGGTCGCAGGAGAGCCCGCACTCCTCATTCTTTCCCACACATCAAATACACTACCCAGATGTCTGTCCCGGACCAAGCTGAGCTAGACAAGCTGCGTCAGCGGATCAATTTCACAGACCTGGATGAG AGGAGCATCGGCAGTGACTCCCAGGGGCGTGTCACAGCTGCCAACAACCAGCGGCAGTTAGCTGGAGAGAACAAGAAGCCCTACAACTTCCTACCTCTGCATGTCAACACTAACAAGAGCAAGGAgctgctgcctccctcctcctccgccccaGCCACTCCAGCCATCAGCAAGGAAACCAAGAAGCAGAGCCCAGGACTCAGGGATACGTTAACCCCTGTGATTCCTACCAAGGAAACTCCCAGGCTCAGCCTCGGTGGTGCCGAGAGAGGGCCCTTGGTGCACATAGCATATGGGAGAGGGGAGCCACAAGTAGACAGCAGCCAG GTGGTGAGCAAGCTGATCCAGATCCGGGAGTACATCAGCAAGGCCAGCTCCATGCGGGACGACCTGGTGGAGAAGAATGATGTGCCGGCCAACGTGGAGCGTCTCTCTCACCTCATCGACCACCTCAAGGAGCAGGAGAAGTCTTATTTACGGTTCCTGCAGAAAATGCTG GCACGGGAGAATGAAGAGGACGACGTAGGGACCCTGGATTCTGCAGTGGGCTCAGGTTCCCTGGTAGAGAGCACTTCTCTTAACATTGAGGTTCGCTCTTCCGATGCCTCAAATGCTATG GGCGGTAGGTCAGAAGTTGTGCGTGCTGACCAGAAGGAGGAGTTGGAGAATCTGCGTAAGCAACACGAGCTGCTGAAGAAGAtgctggagcagcaggagcagctcagGGCCCTGCAGGGCCGCCAGGAAGCTCTGATGGCCATGCAGCACAGCGCAGAGCAGGCACTGGCTGTGATTGAAGACACTG TTGTCACAGAAACCACAGGCAGTGTATCCGGCCTGAGCATCACATCAGAACTGAATGATGAATTAAACGATTTGATCCAGAGGTTCCACAACCAGCTACATGACTCTCAG ACTAAAGCGGTGCCAGACAACCGTCGCCAGGCGCAGAGTCTTTCCCTCTCCAGGGAGCTGTGCTGGTCCAGGGCTCCCCAGGCTGTCGGCCCACCTCAACACAGGCCACTGCTCCACTCGGCCTCCGGCCCACACACTGGACTCGACACTGGAGCAACAGCTGCCACTGCCAAACTCACCAAGCTCCAAGAACTCCACGACAAAAAGCAAACTATGGACAAGatcctgcaggagctgcatTCACTGAGAGACCAGACTCTCAACAATAACTCAA GTCGTGGCCTGTCGGCACAGTTCAGCCTGAGTATTGGAGGATCTTCAGATGGTGCAGCTGCTCTGTGCACTAATGGGGCCTCGGCTTCCACTTCCTTTCATCCTTCCCTCGCACAACACCAGGACAGCGCCAACTCCACAGACAAGCTCAG GAAGCTGAAGGAGGTCCACAAGCGTTTGAATGAGCTGCGGGAGTTAGTTCAATACTACGAGCAGACATCTGATATGATGGTGGATGCGGTCAATGAGAATGTgaaagaggatgatgatgaggaagatgaggaagatgaaacGGACGACGGTTCCCTATTTGAAGGCATGTTTGACTCTGAGCAGGAGAACCGCCAGCCTGTGACTAATATCAG AAACCCGCAGCGCAGAGGGAACTGGACAGACCTGAACAGCCTGAGCAACGGGCGCAGTGTCAGGAGCAGTGGTACCAACAACCGGGACGGCAGACTCAACACTGAGTGTGAGATCAACAACCGGTCGGCAGCCAACCTCCGCAGCTTCAAACTTCCCTCAGCCATAG AGTGCCAGTACAACAGGGACACTCCTTATAATCAGGTGAACCACGAGGTTGAAGACGAGGAAAGTCTCGATCAAGACACCGGGGCACAGGCTGTGGCTCCGGACAGCGAAGCATCGGGGTCCAGTCGGAGGAGCAGCCTGGGGAACAATGGAGGATTTTCCCAGAAGGTCCATCGTCAGACGGCGAAGCAGAAACTCCGGCAGCTGCAGGAACTGGTTGCCATGGTTCAG AGTGATGACACAGATGCTACAACAGCTAACGAGGATGAGGTTTTACACCAACAGCCGAATAATACCAGAGCTACTGCAGCGAGACCACTGGGATCTGGATCCAAACAGAATTCCAGAGACCTGACTCTCTCCAGCAAGGCCAG GGAGAAGTTGTATGAGGAGAAGCTGCTTCAGCAGAAACACGAGTTGAAGCAGCTCCACGAGGAGCGTCAGAGACTCACTGAAATTCAAGGCAAGATCCACGACCTCCAGTGGGCTTGTCCCGACCTCCAG TCATCTGTGTCCAGCACGGTGAGTCAGCAGGGTTTGCTGAAGAAGGTCCCAGTTGCAGTTTCCACTCCGGCCACTATCCAGACTTCTTCATCATCCGGACTAAAAACCAACTCGGGTGTCCTCAAACCCACTGCTCCAGAAGCAGCTACATCTTCAGTCACTGACAATGAG CAGCTTTGGTCAGAGATGCGACGCCATCAGATCCTGCGGGAAGAACTCCGCCAGCGCAGGAAGCACTTAGAGTCCTTGATGGCTGAACACCAGAGGCGTAGTGGCGTCGGGGATTCTCCTCGCCGGACTGACGACCAAGACAGCCTTGCTACGCCCTCGCAAACTGTCAGCAGGGATGAAAG GACAATGGCAACCTGGGGTTCCTCTCCGTGCCACCtcgatggtgatgatgatgatgatgatgatgacgacgacgatgatgatgatgatgaatatcACACGGAGATaggtgcagaggaggaagacgagcagGAAGCATGTGCAGACAGCACCTCTGATGACGACATCCACATCTACCTTTCGAGCAGGAACCAGTGTTCATACAGTAACAGGAATAATCAAGGAAG TAACCTAAAGCCTCCACCAGCTTTCTCAGGTGAGTGTGGTGGAAATCTTCACAACAAGACGAAggtcaagcagcagcagcagcagcagcagccgcagccgtCAAGGAGTTTGAACCAGTCTGCAAACCAACATGGAGGTGCACGGCGGCAGGAAAACCTCCGCTGGGCTTCAGAGCTGTCCTTTGCTGAAGGCTCGTGTCCCTGGCAGGATCAGATCAGCCAGCTGCAGCGACAGCTGGATTTCAGCACCGGCATGTGTCAGACTCTCCTGCAGGACCAGCAG acCCTGTCCTACATGTTGCAAACCCTGCTGACGAGTCAGTACAGCGCGTTGCCAAACAACCTGCCATCGCCACAGGTCCACCTGGTCATGCACCAGCTCAACCAGTGCTACACACAGCTGGCTTGGCAGCAAAACAACATACAAAG ACTAAAGCAGGTCCTGAACGACCTCCTtcgccagcagcagcagcaacaacaacaacagcagcagcagcaacaacaacaacaacaacagcagcagcagcagcagcagccttccTCTTCAACAGCAGGTTGGCAGACACAGAAGCAGAGTTCATCCCAGGAATCCAGCTCTGCTCCCTCGGCATCTCCTGGCGTCTTCCCCTTCTCCTCTGCCCTGCATCCTAATACCAACAACATGTCTACAGCTGCCTTATCCCTGTTCCCTCCCA GCTTCAACTTGTATCCACTGTTCCCAGCTCCCATGGCTGAGTTCCCTCAGGATGCAGCAGGTCACGCTGCGTCCGACCACCAGAAGCAGCAATTAGACCCCAACACTTCAATCAAAACAGAGTACATGAGTTTCCCTCCTCCGCTGCAGCGCTCTCCTCTTAACAAGACACCAGAAAGAGG AGCTTCTGGCTGGCTCAACACCTCCTACGCAAACAACACCGTCCAGCCTCACCCGTCTAAGAATCGACCCCAAGAGtcgcccccctcctctcccacttTTGGGAACCTCCTCTCCAGACCACAAGACTTTGACCAGGCATCACTGGAGAGCTTCTCCAGCATGCCCGATCCTTTTGACCCCACCACTATAACCAAGACTTTCAAGGCTGGGCGTAAGGCATCGGCACAAGCCAACCTGGCCTCCCGAAGCAAGACTCCCAACTCCAAGAGTCGTCGCAGGTGGAACAAAGGGCACAAGAAGAACAGCGACG ACCGTGACAGCGACAGCGTCAGCAGCACTGTGGACTTTATCCAGGAGAGGGCGGCCCCGACTCGTCAGAAGAACCAGAATCAGAGTTTGCTCGACAAGCTGACTCAAGAGAAACTGAACAGCAAGACGAAGCCTGGGAATAAAAGAAATGACCTCTCCTCTG ATGCGAGCAGCGACTTCTCTCTGTTCGAGGCTCTGAGGGAAACCATCTACTCTGAGGTGGCGACCTTGATTTCCCAGAATGAGTCCCGGCCCCACTTCCTCATCGAGCTCTTtcatgagctgcagctgctcaacACCGACTACTTACGGCAGAGGGCGCTCTACTCCCTCCAG gaTATAGTGACTCGGCACCTGGCAGAGAAGAGTGCAGCTGAAGACCGGCTGCCCCCCCTCGGCCCTGTGGTGTGGGCCGCAGGCTCCCACTCCGAGCTGACGCCCAGTGAGAGTCTGGCTACCAGTGATGCA gaggtggtggagaagaATGTGAACACACAGAACAGGATGAAGAAGCGGGATGATGGAGAGTCGGTGGACAACGACAGCACCATGTCAACCTCCTCCAACCTGGAACCATTCGCCAGTGACGACCTGG GCAACACGGTGATTCATTTAGACAAAGCTCTGGCCAGGATTAGGGAGTATGAGCGCATGAAGCTAAAAGCTGAATTTAACCCCGGCGCTGCAGGTGCAGGTGGCTCTGAAGTCTCACATGCTGAACATCCTTCTGCTAACCCTGCTCGACCCGTGGAAG caggagcagcagctggtgacATGCGCTGTCCCCAGATCGACACGCAGCAATTGGATCGTCAGATTAAAGCCATCATGACAGAAGTCATTCCCTTCCTTAAG GAGAACATGGACGAGGTGTGTTCCCTGCAGCTGTTGACGTCTGTGCGGCGCATGGTCCTTGCTCTCACGCAGCAAAACGACGAAAGCAAGGAGTTTGTTCGCTTTTTCCACAGACAGCTGGGAGGAATCTTGCAG GACTCTCTCAGTAAGTTCGTGGGCCGCACTCTGAAGGACTGCGGAGAGGACCTTCTGGTGGAGATCTCTGAGATCCTCTTCAACGAACTGGCTTTCTTCAGGCTCATGCAGGATCTGGACAACGGCAGCGTCGTCGCCTCGGcaaccaaacagaaaaataagaagaggACGGAGCAGCCGAGTAAAGAGAAGCACCGTCTCAAG GAAAATACAGCAGCTGGTGGTGATAAATCAGTTTCTCCTGTCTACTCAGATGAAGACAAG gACCAGGATGAAGCCGAGCAGGAAATTGATTCTACACAGTTTTACCTGCAGACAGGGATGAAGAACAACAGGAGCAGTGAAGCCTCGGAGGCCGAAGACGAAGATGAAGGAGCGGGACAGGGAATCCCTCTGTCAATCA gtcTTTCCAAAGCAGAGACTCAGGCTCTGACAAACTACGGCAGCGGCGAGGATgagaacgaggaggaggaaatggaggagttCGAGGCCGGACCTGTTGATGTCCAAACCTCGCTGCAGGCTTCTGCTGACGGACAAGTGGAGCAGGAG GGGACAACGGCCGGTGAAACCCGGGAGACGAAACCTGGACAGTGGACTTCAGAGAACGATGACG AAGTTAATGAAACAGTTGAGAATATGAATTGCACAGTGGATGAATGTAGCACAGCGGAGTGCCAGAgtcctgaggaggaagaggaggaggaggaggaggaggcagctgctgcttcagaagAAAACACCACAGTCTGTGATGGTCAGGATGTCCCCAAGAAGTCGTCCACTACGAGCAGCCCCGACTCTGACTCCCCCGTCATGGTCAACGTAGAC GAGATGGGGTCAGGAAACACAAGTCAGAAGTCTGATGAGGAAGATTTTGTCAAGCTGGACGATTTACCAATGCAGCTCTCAGTGATGTGTGAG GAGGAGCTCCAGAAGAGGATcgtggaggagcagcagaacaacAACCTGTCTGTGGAGATCCTCAGCAGGAACACGGAGTCGCTGACGGTGCTGGTGGGGAACGCTCAGGCGCTGAAGAAACCAG ACACTGTCGatgcagagagtgtgtga